From a region of the Nocardioides ginsengisegetis genome:
- a CDS encoding DUF58 domain-containing protein, with translation MALSGRVPLLLLLGLVPVVLRPSLGTVWLWVLAVGVAVLVDWVVAPPPASVTMHRRPVGTVRMGHPTETLVVATNDGRRTVTALVRDAWQPTAGASDNRHRVRLGPGDRVLLRTPLQPRRRGDLRAIGVTVRSRGPLGLAARQRTIEVAGAVRSLPPFESRKHLPSRLARLRELDGRAAVRVRGQGTEFDSLREYVRGDDVRSIDWRASARNRNVVVRTWQPERDRRVVLVLDTSRTSAGRVDDVPRLDSAMDAALLLAALAARAGDRIDFVAGDRRVRSRLRSAGARDVSANLQEAMADLEPVIAEADWTSLAGAVTGFGRQRALVVLLTPLEPSAVEEGLLPVLPALTRHHRVVLASVKDPALEQLAATRGTVDEVYDAAAAEQVLVRRRHTADLLRALGVDVVDADAERLPPALADHYLALKARGLL, from the coding sequence ATGGCACTCTCCGGCCGCGTCCCCCTCCTGCTCCTCCTGGGCCTGGTCCCGGTGGTGCTGCGACCGTCCCTGGGCACGGTCTGGCTGTGGGTGCTCGCGGTCGGGGTCGCGGTCCTCGTCGACTGGGTGGTCGCGCCGCCACCGGCGTCGGTCACGATGCACCGCCGGCCGGTGGGCACGGTCCGGATGGGGCACCCGACCGAGACCCTCGTGGTGGCCACCAACGACGGTCGCCGCACGGTGACCGCCCTGGTCCGGGACGCGTGGCAGCCGACCGCCGGCGCCAGCGACAACCGGCACCGGGTCCGGCTGGGGCCGGGTGACCGGGTGCTGCTGCGCACGCCGCTGCAGCCCCGTCGGCGGGGCGACCTCCGCGCGATCGGTGTGACCGTCCGCAGCCGCGGACCGCTCGGCCTGGCGGCACGGCAGCGGACGATCGAGGTCGCCGGCGCGGTCCGGTCGCTGCCGCCCTTCGAGTCCCGCAAGCACCTGCCCAGCCGACTCGCCCGGCTGCGCGAGCTCGACGGCCGGGCGGCGGTCCGGGTGCGCGGGCAGGGAACGGAGTTCGACTCGCTCCGGGAGTACGTCCGCGGGGACGACGTGCGCTCGATCGACTGGCGGGCCAGCGCCCGCAACCGCAACGTCGTGGTGCGGACCTGGCAGCCCGAACGCGACCGGCGGGTGGTGCTCGTGCTGGACACGTCGCGGACGTCGGCCGGCCGGGTCGACGACGTGCCGCGCCTCGACTCCGCCATGGACGCCGCTCTGCTGCTCGCCGCGCTCGCCGCCCGGGCCGGCGACCGCATCGACTTCGTCGCCGGCGACCGCCGGGTGCGCTCGCGACTGCGGTCCGCCGGGGCCCGGGACGTATCTGCCAACCTGCAGGAGGCCATGGCCGACCTGGAGCCGGTGATCGCCGAGGCCGACTGGACCTCCCTGGCGGGTGCGGTGACCGGCTTCGGCCGCCAGCGGGCCCTGGTCGTCCTGCTCACGCCGCTCGAGCCGTCGGCCGTCGAGGAGGGGCTGCTGCCGGTGCTCCCGGCGCTGACCCGGCACCACCGGGTGGTGCTGGCCTCGGTCAAGGACCCGGCGCTGGAGCAGCTCGCCGCGACGCGCGGCACCGTCGACGAGGTGTACGACGCCGCCGCGGCCGAGCAGGTCCTGGTGCGGCGCCGGCACACGGCCGACCTGCTCCGGGCGCTCGGTGTGGACGTCGTCGACGCCGACGCGGAGCGGCTGCCGCCGGCGCTGGCCGACCACTACCTCGCCCTGAAGGCTCGCGGCCTGCTCTGA
- a CDS encoding AAA family ATPase codes for MSEQPSPTTTVAAPAGEAARERLAAVRAEVAKAVVGQDAAVSGLLVALLCGGHVLMEGVPGTAKTLLVRTLAASLSVDTRRVQFTPDLMPGDITGSMVIDSRQGELTFREGPVFTNLLLADEINRTPPKTQSALLEAMEEGQVSVDGVSRPLPRPFLVAATQNPVEYEGTYPLPEAQLDRFLLKVVLPIPERTAELEILRRHADGFDPRDVAGAGVRAVAGADDIAAGRAAVGQVQVSPEVAGYIVDIARATRDSPSLSLGVSPRGATALLRAARAWAWLTGRDFVTPDDVKALAHATLVHRLGLRPEAELEGVDVGQVLASALGSVPVPR; via the coding sequence ATGAGCGAGCAGCCATCCCCCACCACCACCGTGGCAGCCCCTGCCGGCGAGGCGGCCCGCGAACGGCTGGCCGCCGTCCGCGCCGAGGTCGCCAAGGCCGTCGTCGGGCAGGACGCTGCGGTCTCCGGCCTGCTCGTGGCGCTGCTCTGCGGCGGTCACGTGCTGATGGAGGGCGTGCCGGGCACGGCGAAGACCCTGCTGGTGCGGACCCTGGCCGCGTCGCTGTCGGTGGACACCCGTCGGGTGCAGTTCACCCCCGACCTGATGCCCGGCGACATCACGGGGTCGATGGTGATCGACAGCCGGCAGGGTGAGCTGACGTTCCGCGAGGGGCCGGTCTTCACCAACCTGCTGCTCGCCGACGAGATCAACCGGACGCCGCCGAAGACCCAGTCGGCGCTGCTCGAGGCGATGGAGGAGGGTCAGGTCTCGGTCGACGGGGTCTCGCGTCCGCTGCCGCGACCGTTCCTGGTCGCGGCGACCCAGAACCCGGTCGAGTACGAAGGCACCTACCCCCTGCCCGAGGCACAGCTGGACCGGTTCCTGCTGAAGGTGGTGCTCCCCATCCCGGAGCGCACCGCCGAGCTCGAGATCCTGCGGCGGCACGCCGACGGCTTCGACCCGCGCGACGTCGCGGGGGCCGGCGTACGCGCCGTGGCGGGGGCCGACGACATCGCGGCCGGGCGGGCAGCCGTCGGGCAGGTGCAGGTGTCCCCCGAGGTGGCCGGCTACATCGTCGACATCGCCCGGGCCACGCGCGACTCCCCCTCGCTCAGCCTGGGCGTCAGCCCGCGCGGCGCCACCGCGCTGCTCCGGGCCGCGCGGGCCTGGGCGTGGCTGACGGGGCGCGACTTCGTGACGCCCGACGACGTGAAGGCGCTCGCGCACGCCACCCTGGTGCACCGGCTGGGGCTGCGGCCCGAGGCCGAGCTCGAGGGTGTCGACGTCGGCCAGGTGCTCGCCAGCGCCCTCGGCTCGGTGCCGGTCCCCCGCTGA
- a CDS encoding DUF4350 domain-containing protein: MRERRTSFLIAGGLVAAVVVVVLLGSGVRTTTPLDPDNPDPAGAQALARVLADHGVDVSVARGADALDAADTGPGTTVLVTSTEQLGASTTRRLLRATGDADLVLAGPGPGTTKAFGVSQLPYQVSLGSPRAADCSDPTYDGLRLQVDHALEYPVDGGCFPGKHGTLLAEARPGVVLLGAADALDNDEILRADNAAVVLRLLGGHDRLVWYVPSVDDLVGDDGVSLQTLLPRWIRPGLWLGAITVVALVLWRARRLGPLATEPLPVVVKAIETTRSRGRLYRKAGDRTHAAEALRSAARTRAAERLRLGHPDPATLVRDVARHTGRPVADVEALLGPGARAPGNDHDLIALATQLAALDREVRRS, encoded by the coding sequence GTGCGCGAGCGACGTACCTCGTTCCTGATCGCGGGTGGGCTCGTGGCCGCGGTGGTCGTGGTCGTCCTGCTCGGCTCGGGCGTGCGCACCACCACGCCGCTCGACCCCGACAACCCCGACCCGGCGGGCGCCCAGGCCCTGGCCCGGGTCCTGGCCGACCACGGCGTCGACGTGTCCGTGGCGCGCGGCGCCGACGCGCTCGACGCCGCCGACACCGGGCCCGGCACGACCGTGCTCGTCACCTCGACCGAGCAGCTCGGCGCGAGCACGACCCGGCGGCTGCTCCGCGCGACCGGCGACGCCGACCTCGTGCTCGCCGGCCCGGGGCCGGGCACGACCAAGGCGTTCGGCGTGAGCCAGCTGCCCTACCAGGTCTCGCTCGGCTCCCCGCGTGCCGCGGACTGCTCCGACCCGACGTACGACGGGCTGCGGCTGCAGGTCGACCACGCCCTGGAGTACCCCGTCGACGGGGGCTGCTTCCCCGGGAAGCACGGCACGCTGCTGGCCGAGGCCCGGCCGGGCGTGGTCCTGCTGGGCGCCGCCGACGCGCTGGACAACGACGAGATCCTCCGGGCCGACAACGCGGCGGTGGTGCTGCGCCTGCTGGGCGGGCACGACCGGCTCGTCTGGTACGTCCCGAGCGTCGACGACCTCGTCGGCGACGACGGCGTGAGCCTCCAGACCCTGCTCCCCCGCTGGATCCGGCCCGGGCTGTGGCTCGGCGCCATCACCGTGGTGGCTCTGGTGCTGTGGCGGGCGCGCCGGCTCGGGCCGCTGGCCACCGAGCCGCTGCCGGTCGTCGTGAAGGCCATCGAGACCACGCGGAGCCGCGGCCGGCTCTACCGCAAGGCCGGCGACCGCACCCACGCCGCCGAGGCGCTGCGCAGCGCCGCCCGGACCCGGGCCGCCGAGCGGCTCCGGCTCGGCCATCCCGATCCCGCCACGCTCGTCCGTGACGTGGCCCGGCACACCGGTCGCCCGGTCGCCGACGTCGAGGCCCTCCTCGGGCCGGGCGCGCGAGCCCCGGGCAACGACCACGACCTGATCGCCCTGGCCACCCAGCTGGCCGCACTCGACAGAGAGGTACGCCGTTCATGA
- a CDS encoding DUF4129 domain-containing protein, with product MMLPAPPLDPSADEARSWLRRELLHAEYHRTNVVEQVIGWLQRQVGRGIDAASQAPPLSTFAAIVVFLALALGLGWLVSRARRAPQAEPESRSVLTDEAVTAAELRRRAEEALAQGRHEDALVDGFRALTAREVERGRLDDAPGATAHEVAGQLGSTYPLQRERVDGSALLFDSVLYGHRSATADQVGGVLALDDELAAVR from the coding sequence GTGATGCTGCCCGCCCCGCCGCTGGACCCCTCGGCCGACGAGGCCCGGTCCTGGCTGCGCCGCGAGCTGCTGCACGCCGAGTACCACCGCACGAACGTCGTCGAGCAGGTGATCGGCTGGCTGCAGCGCCAGGTCGGGCGCGGCATCGACGCCGCGTCGCAGGCCCCGCCGCTGTCGACGTTCGCCGCGATCGTGGTCTTCCTGGCCCTCGCGCTCGGGCTGGGCTGGCTGGTGTCCCGGGCCCGGCGGGCTCCGCAGGCGGAGCCGGAGTCGCGGTCGGTGCTGACCGACGAGGCCGTGACGGCGGCCGAGCTGCGCCGCCGGGCCGAGGAGGCCCTGGCGCAGGGCCGCCACGAGGACGCCCTCGTCGACGGCTTCCGGGCCCTCACGGCCCGGGAGGTCGAGCGGGGACGGCTCGATGACGCCCCCGGCGCGACCGCGCACGAGGTCGCCGGGCAGCTGGGATCGACGTACCCCCTGCAGCGGGAGCGGGTGGACGGCTCCGCGCTGCTGTTCGACTCGGTGCTCTACGGCCACCGGTCGGCCACGGCCGACCAGGTGGGCGGCGTGCTGGCGCTCGACGACGAGCTGGCGGCGGTCCGGTGA
- the rpsJ gene encoding 30S ribosomal protein S10 — protein sequence MAGQKIRIRLKAYDHEVIDTSARKIVDTVTRTGAKVAGPVPLPTEKNVYCVIRSPHKYKDSREHFEMRTHKRLIDIIDPTPKTVDSLMRLDLPAGVDIEIKL from the coding sequence ATGGCGGGACAGAAGATCCGCATCAGGCTCAAGGCCTATGACCACGAGGTGATCGACACCTCGGCGCGCAAGATCGTGGACACCGTCACCCGCACGGGTGCCAAGGTCGCCGGCCCTGTGCCGCTGCCGACCGAGAAGAACGTGTACTGCGTCATCCGCTCGCCCCACAAGTACAAGGACAGCCGCGAGCACTTCGAGATGCGCACCCACAAGCGCCTCATCGACATCATCGACCCCACGCCGAAGACGGTCGACTCGCTCATGCGCCTCGACCTGCCTGCCGGTGTCGACATCGAGATCAAGCTCTGA
- the rplC gene encoding 50S ribosomal protein L3, with protein sequence MTFERNVKGLLGTKLGMTQLWDENNRVVPVTVIAASTNVVTQVRQPETDGYNAVQVGFGEIEGRKVTKPQAGHFTKAGTTPRRHLVEIRTADASTYSVGQELGVDTFAAGEEIDVTGTSKGKGFAGTMKRHGFSGVSASHGAHRNHRKPGSIGACATPGRVFKGMRMSGRMGNDTVTTQNVTVHAVDAEKGLILLKGAVPGPKGGLVVLRSAAKKTQEA encoded by the coding sequence ATGACTTTCGAACGTAACGTGAAGGGCCTGCTGGGCACCAAGCTCGGCATGACCCAGCTCTGGGACGAGAACAACCGCGTCGTCCCCGTGACCGTGATCGCCGCGAGCACCAACGTGGTCACCCAGGTCCGCCAGCCCGAGACCGACGGCTACAACGCCGTCCAGGTCGGCTTCGGCGAGATCGAGGGCCGCAAGGTGACGAAGCCGCAGGCCGGTCACTTCACCAAGGCCGGTACGACCCCGCGTCGTCACCTGGTCGAGATCCGCACCGCTGACGCCTCCACCTACTCGGTGGGCCAGGAGCTCGGTGTCGACACCTTCGCCGCTGGCGAGGAGATCGACGTCACCGGCACCAGCAAGGGCAAGGGCTTCGCCGGAACGATGAAGCGTCACGGCTTCTCCGGCGTGTCCGCGTCGCACGGTGCGCACCGCAACCACCGCAAGCCCGGTTCCATCGGTGCCTGCGCCACGCCGGGCCGCGTCTTCAAGGGAATGCGCATGTCCGGCCGGATGGGTAACGACACCGTCACCACCCAGAACGTCACCGTGCACGCGGTCGACGCCGAGAAGGGCCTGATCCTGCTCAAGGGTGCCGTTCCCGGCCCCAAGGGTGGTCTCGTCGTGCTCCGCTCGGCCGCCAAGAAGACTCAGGAGGCCTGA
- the rplD gene encoding 50S ribosomal protein L4 yields MATKTAKGAKTVKVDLPAEIFDVDVSIAVMHQVVVAQQAAARQGTHSTKRRGEVRGGGRKPYKQKGTGRARQGSTRAPQFAGGGVVHGPKPRDYDQRTPKKMKAAALRGALTDRARNDRIHVVDSLVSGDKPSTKLALATLADISTRAHVLVVLERTDAITWLSLRNAPQVHIVAVDQLNTRDVLVSDDVVFTKGAYDALVSGTASATERKASIVEAPAADAVTDEEASK; encoded by the coding sequence ATGGCTACCAAGACCGCCAAGGGTGCGAAGACCGTCAAGGTCGACCTCCCCGCCGAGATCTTCGACGTCGACGTCAGCATCGCCGTGATGCACCAGGTCGTCGTCGCGCAGCAGGCTGCTGCTCGTCAGGGCACGCACTCCACCAAGCGCCGCGGTGAAGTCCGCGGTGGTGGCCGCAAGCCCTACAAGCAGAAGGGCACCGGCCGCGCCCGTCAGGGCTCGACCCGCGCTCCGCAGTTCGCCGGCGGTGGCGTCGTGCACGGCCCCAAGCCGCGCGACTACGACCAGCGCACCCCCAAGAAGATGAAGGCCGCCGCCCTGCGTGGTGCCCTCACCGACCGCGCCCGCAACGACCGCATCCACGTGGTCGACAGCCTGGTCTCCGGCGACAAGCCGTCGACCAAGCTGGCGCTGGCCACTCTTGCGGACATCTCGACCCGTGCCCACGTCCTCGTGGTGCTCGAGCGCACCGACGCGATCACCTGGCTCTCGCTGCGCAACGCGCCGCAGGTCCACATCGTCGCCGTCGACCAGCTCAACACCCGCGACGTGCTCGTGTCCGACGACGTGGTCTTCACCAAGGGCGCGTACGACGCACTCGTCTCCGGCACCGCCTCGGCGACCGAGCGCAAGGCCAGCATCGTCGAGGCTCCGGCCGCCGACGCTGTGACTGACGAGGAGGCCTCCAAGTGA
- the rplW gene encoding 50S ribosomal protein L23: MSTLHKDHRDILLAPVVSEKSYGLLDANKYTFIVRPDANKTEIKIAVEKIFGVKVTSVNTINRQGKTRRTKNGLGKRADTKRAIVSLAEGHRIDIFGGPVS, translated from the coding sequence GTGAGCACCCTGCACAAGGACCACCGCGACATCCTGCTCGCGCCGGTCGTGTCCGAGAAGAGCTACGGCCTCCTCGACGCCAACAAGTACACCTTCATCGTGCGTCCCGACGCCAACAAGACCGAGATCAAGATCGCGGTCGAGAAGATCTTCGGCGTCAAGGTCACCTCGGTGAACACGATCAACCGCCAGGGCAAGACGCGTCGCACGAAGAACGGCCTGGGCAAGCGTGCCGACACCAAGCGCGCGATCGTCAGCCTCGCTGAGGGCCACCGCATCGACATCTTCGGAGGTCCGGTCTCCTGA
- the rplB gene encoding 50S ribosomal protein L2: MAIRKYKPTTPGRRGSSVADFVEITRTTPEKSLTRPLPKKGGRNNQGRITTRHQGGGHKRAYRIIDFRRYDKDGVPAKVAHIEYDPNRTARIALLHYADGEKRYIIAPKGLEQGTPVESGVGADIKPGNNLPLRNIPVGTTIHCVELRPGGGAKIARSAGNSAQLVAKEGSRATLRLPSGEMRFVDVRCRATIGEVGNAEQSNINWGKAGRMRWKGKRPTVRGVVMNPVDHPHGGGEGKTSGGRHPVSPWGKPEGRTRKRKASDSQIIRRRKSGKGRK; encoded by the coding sequence ATGGCTATCCGCAAGTACAAGCCGACCACCCCGGGCCGTCGTGGCTCCTCGGTGGCCGACTTCGTCGAGATCACCCGGACCACTCCGGAGAAGTCGCTGACGCGTCCGCTGCCCAAGAAGGGCGGCCGCAACAACCAGGGCCGGATCACCACCCGGCACCAGGGTGGCGGTCACAAGCGGGCCTACCGCATCATCGACTTCCGTCGCTACGACAAGGACGGTGTCCCGGCGAAGGTCGCTCACATCGAGTACGACCCCAACCGCACCGCGCGCATCGCGCTGCTGCACTACGCCGACGGCGAGAAGCGCTACATCATCGCGCCGAAGGGCCTGGAGCAGGGCACCCCCGTGGAGTCCGGCGTGGGCGCCGACATCAAGCCCGGCAACAACCTGCCGCTGCGCAACATCCCCGTCGGTACGACGATCCACTGCGTGGAGCTGCGTCCCGGTGGCGGTGCGAAGATCGCCCGCTCGGCCGGCAACAGCGCCCAGCTCGTCGCCAAGGAGGGCTCGCGCGCCACCCTGCGTCTGCCCTCGGGCGAGATGCGGTTCGTCGACGTGCGCTGCCGCGCCACCATCGGTGAGGTCGGCAACGCCGAGCAGTCGAACATCAACTGGGGCAAGGCCGGCCGGATGCGCTGGAAGGGCAAGCGCCCGACCGTCCGCGGTGTCGTCATGAACCCGGTCGACCACCCGCACGGTGGTGGAGAGGGCAAGACGTCCGGTGGACGTCACCCCGTGTCCCCCTGGGGCAAGCCCGAGGGCCGCACGCGCAAGCGCAAGGCCTCCGACTCCCAGATCATCCGTCGCCGCAAGTCCGGCAAGGGTAGGAAGTAA
- the rpsS gene encoding 30S ribosomal protein S19 — protein MPRSLKKGPFVDGHLQKKVDAENDKGSHNVIKTWSRRSMIVPDMIGHTIAVHDGRKHVPVFVTDAMVGHKLGEFAPTRTYRGHVKEDRKGRRR, from the coding sequence ATGCCTCGCAGCCTGAAGAAGGGCCCCTTCGTCGACGGCCACCTGCAGAAGAAGGTGGACGCGGAGAACGACAAGGGCTCTCACAACGTCATCAAGACCTGGTCGCGCCGTTCCATGATCGTGCCCGACATGATCGGTCACACGATTGCCGTGCACGACGGTCGCAAGCACGTTCCCGTGTTCGTGACCGACGCGATGGTCGGCCACAAGCTCGGGGAGTTCGCTCCCACCCGCACCTACCGCGGGCACGTGAAGGAAGACAGGAAGGGACGTCGTCGATGA